A region from the uncultured Macellibacteroides sp. genome encodes:
- a CDS encoding DUF302 domain-containing protein — MDTISTNAQMFFIENESLYGFEHTIELLSAKITEIGWKISVVHDLQDTLRKNGKDVLPVKVIELCKPDYSVQLLKEDKERIYSSLMPCRISVYLTSDGKTHISRMNSQLLASQIGGLVEKVMGEAFSSIEAILKSMIKK; from the coding sequence ATGGACACTATCAGTACTAACGCGCAAATGTTCTTTATTGAGAATGAAAGTCTTTATGGATTTGAACACACCATCGAGCTGTTGTCTGCAAAGATCACAGAAATTGGATGGAAAATATCGGTTGTGCATGATCTGCAGGATACGTTGCGAAAGAATGGAAAAGATGTCCTTCCTGTTAAAGTTATAGAACTATGCAAACCCGATTATTCGGTACAGCTTCTTAAAGAAGACAAAGAACGAATCTATTCATCCCTTATGCCTTGTAGGATCTCTGTATATCTTACTTCAGACGGGAAAACCCATATATCCAGAATGAATTCGCAATTATTGGCTTCTCAGATAGGAGGTTTAGTAGAGAAAGTGATGGGAGAAGCTTTTTCATCCATCGAAGCAATCCTAAAATCGATGATTAAAAAGTAA
- the trxA gene encoding thioredoxin produces the protein MKKTALFMLLVSFVLVSCNANGQGEQAIKKETKKESNTNLKTKSKMKTIHLTKEEFLTKVANFETSPNEWKYLGDKPAIIDFYAEWCGPCKSIAPVLEELAGEYEGEIYIYKIDTEAEQELASAFGIRSIPSLLFVPMDEAPQMAQGAMPKSAFKEAIESVLLKKK, from the coding sequence ATGAAAAAAACGGCGTTATTCATGCTGCTTGTAAGCTTTGTTCTTGTATCATGCAATGCGAATGGACAAGGAGAACAAGCAATTAAAAAAGAAACAAAAAAAGAAAGTAATACAAATTTAAAAACTAAAAGTAAGATGAAAACAATTCATTTAACAAAAGAAGAGTTCTTAACAAAAGTAGCTAATTTTGAAACAAGTCCTAATGAGTGGAAATACCTTGGAGATAAGCCTGCCATCATAGATTTTTATGCAGAATGGTGCGGTCCGTGTAAATCTATTGCTCCTGTACTTGAAGAACTGGCAGGCGAATACGAAGGAGAAATTTATATATATAAAATAGATACCGAGGCCGAACAAGAGTTGGCAAGTGCTTTTGGCATTCGCAGTATTCCATCACTTTTGTTCGTTCCTATGGATGAAGCTCCGCAGATGGCTCAGGGAGCCATGCCTAAGTCGGCCTTTAAAGAGGCTATCGAAAGCGTTTTGCTAAAGAAAAAGTAA
- a CDS encoding GH92 family glycosyl hydrolase has product MKKKVISLLLCGSLYASAQQPVDYVNPFIGTSNYGTTNPGAICPQGLMSVTPFNVMGSETNKFDKDSQWWSAPYSSDNSFFTGFAHVNLSGVGCPEMGSLLLMPTSGELNVDYSTYGSAYTEEVATPGYYSNKLTKYSIKAEATASMRTGLSRFTFPAGQGNILLNLGEGLTNETGATVRIVNETEIEGSKLLGTFCYNPQAVFPIYFVMKVSKAPKQMGYWKKQRPMKGVEAEWDGFSGKNKLYTKYTRDMSGDDVGVWLTYDTKAGEVIEVKMGVSFVSIENARLNMNTEQPGFDFDKVKIAAREQWNNDLSRVIVEGGTKDEKTIFYTGLYHLLIHPNILQDVNGEYPMMESLKIGKTTGNRYTVFSLWDTYRNVNQLMTLLFPERQIEIIHTMIDMYKESGWLPKWELFGRETLTMEGDPSIPAIVDTWMRGLRDFDVETAYEAMRKGATAPGEFNLMRPDVNDYFTKGYVPLREQYDNSVSHALEYYIADWNLSKFADALGKKEDAKLFYNRSMGYKHYYSKEFGTLRPILPDGTFYSPFDPKQGENFEPSPGFHEGNAWNYTFYVPHDINGLAKLMGGKKKFVDRLQMVFDKKYYDMANEPDIAYPYLFSNFKGEEWRTQKIVRQLLTDYYHNAPKGIPGNDDTGTMSAWAVFAMMGFYPACPGDVNYTLTSPLFDKVTLKLNKKYYPKGELVIGTDRKHVDEIYIHEVKAGNKVLKNSFISHDELVNAGLIQYKLKDTH; this is encoded by the coding sequence ATGAAGAAAAAAGTAATTTCACTGTTGCTTTGTGGAAGTCTCTATGCTTCGGCACAACAACCTGTAGATTATGTGAATCCATTTATTGGAACCAGCAATTACGGGACAACCAATCCCGGAGCAATTTGCCCTCAGGGTCTGATGAGTGTGACTCCCTTCAATGTGATGGGATCGGAGACAAACAAATTTGATAAGGATAGTCAGTGGTGGTCGGCCCCTTATTCGTCAGATAATAGTTTTTTTACTGGATTTGCTCATGTGAATTTAAGTGGAGTGGGATGTCCGGAAATGGGAAGTCTACTACTTATGCCCACATCAGGCGAGCTTAATGTTGATTATTCGACCTATGGTAGTGCATACACAGAAGAAGTAGCTACTCCGGGATACTACAGTAATAAACTTACAAAATATAGTATAAAGGCTGAAGCTACAGCCAGTATGCGTACAGGGTTAAGCCGGTTTACCTTTCCTGCCGGACAGGGAAATATTCTGCTAAATCTGGGTGAGGGACTTACTAACGAAACGGGTGCGACTGTTCGGATTGTAAATGAAACAGAAATAGAGGGAAGTAAGTTACTGGGCACCTTCTGTTATAATCCGCAGGCGGTTTTTCCAATTTACTTTGTGATGAAAGTAAGCAAGGCTCCCAAACAAATGGGATACTGGAAGAAACAACGCCCTATGAAGGGTGTAGAAGCAGAATGGGATGGCTTTTCAGGCAAAAATAAACTGTATACCAAGTATACCCGTGATATGAGTGGCGACGACGTTGGCGTATGGCTTACCTATGATACCAAAGCAGGCGAAGTAATTGAAGTAAAGATGGGAGTGTCGTTTGTAAGTATTGAAAACGCGCGCTTAAATATGAATACCGAACAACCTGGATTCGATTTTGATAAGGTGAAAATAGCTGCCAGAGAACAGTGGAATAACGACTTATCGCGTGTAATTGTAGAAGGAGGAACAAAGGATGAAAAGACAATCTTCTACACCGGTTTGTATCATTTGTTGATTCATCCGAATATTTTACAGGATGTGAATGGCGAATATCCGATGATGGAGAGCCTTAAGATTGGTAAGACTACAGGTAACCGTTATACCGTTTTCTCTTTGTGGGATACTTACCGGAATGTAAACCAGTTGATGACGTTGCTTTTCCCCGAACGGCAGATTGAAATTATACATACCATGATTGATATGTATAAGGAAAGCGGATGGTTGCCTAAATGGGAATTGTTTGGTCGCGAAACGTTAACCATGGAAGGAGATCCGTCTATTCCGGCTATTGTAGATACCTGGATGAGAGGCCTGCGGGACTTTGATGTGGAAACTGCCTATGAAGCAATGCGCAAGGGAGCAACAGCTCCGGGTGAGTTTAACCTGATGCGCCCAGACGTTAACGACTACTTCACAAAAGGATATGTTCCATTGCGTGAACAATATGATAACTCAGTTTCACATGCGTTGGAGTACTATATAGCGGACTGGAACTTGTCTAAGTTTGCTGATGCACTTGGAAAGAAAGAGGATGCAAAGCTGTTTTACAATCGTTCAATGGGTTACAAACATTATTATAGTAAAGAATTCGGAACGCTTCGTCCAATTTTGCCCGATGGAACATTTTATTCGCCGTTCGATCCAAAACAAGGTGAGAACTTTGAACCAAGTCCCGGTTTTCATGAGGGCAATGCCTGGAATTATACTTTTTATGTTCCTCATGACATTAACGGTCTGGCAAAGCTTATGGGTGGTAAAAAGAAATTTGTGGATAGACTACAGATGGTGTTCGACAAGAAGTATTATGATATGGCGAACGAACCAGATATTGCATATCCATATTTGTTTAGTAATTTTAAGGGCGAAGAGTGGCGTACCCAGAAGATTGTCCGTCAGTTGTTAACCGACTATTATCACAATGCACCAAAGGGCATTCCCGGAAACGATGATACCGGCACCATGTCTGCCTGGGCTGTATTTGCCATGATGGGATTCTATCCTGCTTGCCCCGGCGATGTAAATTATACGCTTACATCTCCATTGTTTGATAAAGTTACATTAAAACTGAACAAAAAGTATTATCCTAAGGGGGAACTGGTTATTGGTACCGACCGAAAACATGTGGATGAAATCTATATACATGAGGTTAAAGCTGGAAACAAAGTATTAAAAAATAGTTTTATCAGTCACGACGAACTTGTAAATGCTGGGTTAATCCAATATAAACTAAAGGACACACATTAA
- a CDS encoding family 20 glycosylhydrolase, which produces MLLSKLICKRLIAFAAVCFFLFLHGLPVSAQQTNVIPKPASLIVKDGFFKVNKSTVIVLPDKSNESGMLAEMVQQALLNNVGKSLKLAKPRVKKNAIRFVTDKEVFLDSPEAYLLLVDENGVTVKASSGKGLFYGTQTLLQLIRQEGIPFVSIKDEPRFPYRGFHLDVSRNFFPKEFIFKMLDWMAFYKLNTFHWHLTDGAGWRIQIDAYPKLTSEATFRPVADWKTWWNGDRKFVSEGTPGSYGGYYTKKDIREVVAYAASKHITVLPEIEMPGHSEEVFVAYPELSCSGESYKNSDFCIGNDSTFTFVEQVLTEVMDLFPSKRIHIGGDEATKKAWADCPKCQQRMKEEGLANLDELQSYMIRRVEKFLVSKGRQLVGWDEIIEGGLAPEATVMSWRGIEGGIQAAKEGHDVVMTPGNYMYFDFYQADPKMQPAAIGGFTPVKQVYRYNPMPEVLTPEEGKHILGVQANTWTEYMPNAKHVEYMVFPRLLALAEVAWTPQNLREWSDFKPRVNNHVSLLKAKGVNAFTLSDDIELTMSVDTLKKQINVVFDAEKYPAEIRYTTDGSTPTIASALYTDTIVVTDSAYIKAAIFRDGLLQGTPSEKKVDYHRGINKPIHYNSKLYNGYMAGGMNALLDGYRGGLTYLDGRWQGYLNALDCVVDMGEVTDLHKISTRFMQLTGPGVFQPGVVTLLTSEDGVNYIEQQAIPTSVPKEETNLTFQEYTFNGNWKARYVRVKASEVNKGFIFADEIVIW; this is translated from the coding sequence ATGTTATTGTCAAAACTAATCTGTAAAAGGTTGATAGCTTTCGCTGCTGTTTGCTTTTTCCTGTTTTTACATGGTTTGCCTGTAAGTGCGCAACAGACTAATGTTATTCCTAAGCCAGCATCCTTAATTGTAAAAGATGGCTTTTTTAAAGTAAATAAATCTACAGTAATTGTATTGCCCGATAAAAGTAATGAATCCGGAATGTTGGCCGAAATGGTTCAGCAAGCTCTTCTTAATAATGTTGGCAAGAGTTTAAAGCTTGCAAAACCACGTGTAAAGAAGAATGCAATTCGTTTTGTTACAGATAAAGAAGTTTTTCTTGACTCACCAGAGGCTTACCTGTTGCTGGTAGATGAAAATGGTGTAACTGTGAAGGCCTCTTCCGGTAAAGGATTGTTCTACGGAACACAAACTTTATTGCAGTTAATTCGCCAGGAAGGGATTCCGTTTGTTTCAATAAAAGATGAACCACGCTTTCCTTATCGTGGATTTCATTTAGATGTGTCACGTAACTTTTTTCCAAAAGAGTTTATTTTTAAGATGCTTGATTGGATGGCGTTCTATAAACTAAATACTTTTCACTGGCATCTTACAGATGGAGCGGGTTGGCGTATACAGATAGATGCGTATCCTAAGTTAACGAGCGAAGCTACATTCCGCCCGGTTGCCGACTGGAAAACATGGTGGAACGGCGATCGCAAGTTTGTGTCGGAAGGTACTCCAGGTTCATATGGTGGGTATTATACTAAAAAAGATATACGTGAAGTCGTTGCGTATGCAGCTTCGAAGCACATTACAGTACTTCCCGAAATAGAAATGCCTGGTCATTCCGAAGAGGTGTTCGTAGCCTATCCGGAATTGTCGTGTTCCGGAGAATCATATAAGAACAGCGATTTCTGTATTGGAAATGATTCGACTTTTACATTTGTAGAGCAAGTTCTAACCGAAGTAATGGATTTGTTCCCTTCAAAGCGTATTCATATTGGTGGCGACGAGGCGACAAAGAAAGCATGGGCTGATTGTCCAAAGTGCCAGCAACGAATGAAAGAGGAAGGATTGGCTAATCTGGATGAGTTGCAAAGTTATATGATAAGACGGGTAGAGAAATTTTTGGTTTCGAAAGGTCGTCAGTTAGTTGGTTGGGATGAAATAATAGAAGGCGGACTGGCTCCCGAAGCTACTGTAATGTCGTGGCGTGGCATTGAAGGAGGCATTCAAGCTGCAAAGGAAGGTCATGATGTTGTGATGACTCCGGGTAATTATATGTATTTCGATTTCTATCAGGCAGATCCCAAAATGCAACCAGCTGCTATCGGAGGTTTTACCCCTGTAAAACAAGTGTATCGTTATAACCCCATGCCCGAAGTTCTTACCCCGGAAGAGGGAAAACATATTTTGGGCGTGCAGGCAAATACGTGGACAGAATATATGCCCAATGCAAAGCATGTTGAATACATGGTTTTTCCTCGTTTGCTGGCTTTGGCAGAGGTAGCATGGACTCCTCAGAACCTGCGTGAATGGTCCGATTTTAAACCCAGAGTGAACAATCATGTATCTTTATTAAAGGCAAAAGGGGTAAATGCCTTTACTCTTTCGGATGACATCGAGCTTACCATGTCTGTGGATACGTTGAAAAAACAGATAAATGTTGTGTTCGATGCAGAAAAATATCCGGCAGAAATCAGGTATACTACTGATGGTTCAACGCCAACAATTGCTTCGGCTTTGTATACTGATACCATTGTTGTAACCGATTCTGCATATATCAAGGCTGCCATTTTCCGTGATGGACTGCTTCAGGGTACACCTTCGGAAAAGAAGGTGGATTATCATCGTGGAATAAACAAACCTATTCACTATAATAGTAAGTTATATAATGGGTATATGGCAGGTGGCATGAATGCGCTGTTGGATGGTTACAGAGGTGGACTAACTTATCTTGACGGCCGCTGGCAAGGTTATCTGAATGCCCTTGATTGTGTGGTTGATATGGGCGAAGTAACGGATTTACATAAAATTTCTACCCGATTTATGCAGCTTACGGGTCCGGGTGTTTTTCAACCGGGTGTTGTTACGTTGCTTACATCCGAAGATGGTGTAAACTATATTGAACAACAGGCGATTCCTACCTCAGTGCCGAAAGAGGAAACTAATCTTACTTTCCAGGAGTACACTTTCAATGGAAATTGGAAAGCCCGTTATGTGCGTGTAAAGGCATCTGAAGTAAATAAAGGATTTATTTTTGCAGACGAAATTGTGATTTGGTAA
- the kbl gene encoding glycine C-acetyltransferase, whose protein sequence is MYGKMKDFLANELAEIKAAGLYKTERIITTSQKADIKVNAGEEVINFCANNYLGLSNNPRLIQAAKDAMDTHGFGMSSVRFICGTQDIHKQLEAAISEYFQTEDTILYAACFDANGGVFEPLFGEQDAIISDSLNHASIIDGVRLCKAKRYRYANADMADLEKVLIEAQGQRHRIIVTDGVFSMDGNVAPMDKICDLADKYDALVMVDECHSAGVVGETGRGVAEKYNVYGRIDIHTGTLGKAFGGAIGGFTTGKKEIVDMLRQRSRPYLFSNSIPPAVVGAGLEVFKILKESDELHAKLVENVAYFREKMVAAGFDIKPTQSAICALMLYDAKLSQEFASRMLEEGIYVTGFYYPVVPKGQDRIRVQLSAGHNRAHLDKAIAAFIKVGKELSVIK, encoded by the coding sequence ATGTACGGAAAAATGAAAGATTTCTTGGCAAATGAACTGGCAGAGATTAAAGCTGCTGGATTATACAAGACCGAAAGAATTATTACCACATCACAGAAAGCCGACATTAAGGTTAATGCCGGTGAAGAGGTTATTAACTTTTGCGCCAATAACTATCTAGGGTTATCTAACAATCCTCGACTTATCCAAGCTGCCAAAGACGCTATGGACACACATGGGTTTGGTATGTCATCAGTTCGTTTTATCTGCGGTACTCAAGATATTCACAAACAACTCGAAGCTGCTATTTCTGAATACTTCCAAACAGAAGATACAATTCTGTACGCTGCGTGTTTTGATGCTAACGGGGGTGTATTTGAACCTCTGTTCGGCGAACAAGATGCTATCATTTCGGATTCATTAAATCATGCTTCTATTATTGACGGAGTTCGTTTATGCAAAGCAAAACGTTACCGCTACGCCAATGCAGACATGGCCGATCTTGAAAAAGTGCTTATCGAAGCGCAAGGTCAACGTCACCGCATTATTGTAACCGACGGTGTTTTCTCAATGGACGGCAATGTGGCTCCTATGGACAAAATATGTGACTTAGCGGATAAATACGATGCACTGGTAATGGTTGACGAATGTCACTCTGCAGGTGTTGTAGGAGAAACCGGTCGTGGTGTTGCAGAAAAATATAATGTATATGGTCGTATTGACATCCATACAGGAACGCTTGGAAAAGCATTTGGTGGTGCGATCGGTGGATTTACAACGGGTAAAAAAGAAATCGTTGACATGTTACGTCAGCGCTCTCGTCCTTATTTATTTTCAAACTCTATTCCTCCCGCAGTAGTTGGTGCAGGACTGGAAGTATTTAAAATACTTAAGGAAAGCGACGAGTTGCACGCTAAGTTGGTCGAAAATGTAGCCTATTTCCGTGAAAAAATGGTTGCTGCCGGATTCGACATCAAACCAACTCAGTCTGCTATTTGTGCTTTAATGCTATACGATGCCAAACTTTCCCAGGAGTTTGCCTCACGTATGCTGGAAGAAGGAATCTATGTTACAGGGTTTTACTACCCCGTAGTTCCCAAAGGGCAAGACCGTATCCGTGTTCAGCTGTCGGCCGGACACAACAGAGCCCATCTTGATAAAGCAATTGCAGCTTTTATTAAGGTTGGAAAAGAACTGAGTGTTATTAAATAA
- a CDS encoding histidinol-phosphatase, with the protein MHLSNYHSHCSFCDGRSIPEDFVKFAVSKSFRAYGVSSHGPLPFETFWNMSAFDMPEYLTEIDRLKNKYCDLLEIYTGMEIDYLDESYNASIPYFRDLPLDYRIGSVHFLPISKELSEANMVCIDGPFSDFQNAVNTHFEGDVKKIVERYYESSMRMVTAGGIDIVGHLDKIYMNGHKCKDFSFSASWYHQLVYEYLTLIAEKGLIVEVNTKNLLKKQQTFPKADYLRVMKELNIPVMVNSDCHTPDLVNDGREEAFGLLKQAGYKATCELISGSWEEVPF; encoded by the coding sequence ATGCATCTCAGTAATTATCATAGCCATTGCTCTTTTTGTGACGGACGAAGTATACCCGAGGATTTTGTAAAGTTCGCTGTATCAAAATCATTCAGGGCCTATGGTGTATCTTCGCACGGTCCTCTCCCATTCGAAACTTTCTGGAATATGTCCGCTTTCGATATGCCTGAGTATCTTACAGAAATAGATCGGCTTAAAAATAAATACTGTGATTTACTGGAGATCTACACTGGAATGGAGATTGATTACCTGGATGAAAGTTATAACGCATCGATCCCCTACTTCCGAGATCTGCCTCTTGACTACCGGATTGGTTCCGTCCATTTTCTTCCTATTTCCAAAGAACTCTCAGAGGCCAACATGGTATGCATTGATGGTCCTTTTTCTGATTTTCAAAATGCTGTAAATACTCACTTCGAAGGAGATGTAAAAAAGATAGTAGAACGGTATTACGAATCGTCCATGAGAATGGTTACAGCAGGTGGCATAGACATAGTAGGACATTTGGATAAGATTTACATGAACGGTCACAAATGCAAAGACTTTTCTTTCAGTGCCTCATGGTATCATCAATTAGTTTACGAATATCTTACACTAATTGCAGAGAAAGGTCTTATTGTTGAAGTAAACACAAAAAATTTACTAAAAAAACAGCAAACATTTCCTAAAGCCGATTATCTCAGAGTAATGAAAGAATTGAATATTCCTGTTATGGTAAACTCTGATTGTCATACCCCTGATTTAGTGAACGACGGAAGAGAAGAAGCTTTTGGATTACTCAAACAGGCAGGTTACAAAGCTACATGTGAGTTAATTTCAGGTTCATGGGAAGAGGTTCCTTTTTAA
- a CDS encoding nitronate monooxygenase encodes MNSICDLFGIEYPVIQAGMVWCSGWKLASAVSNAGGLGLIGAGSMHPEVLREHIRKCKAATDNPFGVNVPLMYPEIEVIMNLIVEEGVKIVFTSAGSPKKWTGFLKKHGITVIHVVSSALFAAKCEEAGVDAIVAEGFEAGGHNGREETTTLCLIPSVRKATSLPLLAAGGIATGEGMLAAMALGADGVQIGTRFALTHESSAHSSFKQYCLGLNEGETRLMLKKLAPTRLAKNEFFAEVEEAENRGASVEEMKDLLGKGRAKKGIFEGDLIEGELEIGQIAALINECPTVENVMHQLILSFNQAAERIASVRF; translated from the coding sequence ATGAACAGTATTTGTGATCTATTTGGAATAGAATATCCTGTTATTCAGGCAGGGATGGTTTGGTGCAGTGGATGGAAGCTGGCTTCGGCTGTAAGCAATGCCGGAGGATTGGGATTAATTGGAGCCGGATCTATGCATCCGGAAGTACTGCGCGAACATATCCGCAAATGTAAAGCAGCCACCGACAATCCATTCGGAGTAAATGTTCCATTGATGTATCCGGAAATAGAAGTAATCATGAACCTGATTGTTGAAGAAGGTGTAAAGATTGTTTTCACTTCGGCAGGTAGTCCGAAAAAATGGACCGGATTTCTAAAAAAACATGGCATAACAGTTATTCATGTGGTATCAAGTGCCCTTTTCGCAGCCAAATGCGAAGAAGCAGGTGTTGATGCGATTGTAGCCGAAGGCTTCGAAGCAGGGGGACATAACGGCCGTGAAGAAACAACCACCCTCTGTCTTATTCCATCGGTTAGAAAAGCAACATCGTTACCCTTGCTTGCAGCAGGTGGTATTGCTACAGGCGAAGGCATGTTGGCAGCTATGGCACTCGGTGCCGACGGTGTACAGATTGGTACCCGCTTCGCATTGACACATGAAAGTTCGGCCCACAGCTCTTTTAAACAATATTGCCTTGGATTAAACGAAGGAGAGACTCGCTTGATGTTAAAAAAGCTGGCTCCTACCCGATTAGCCAAAAATGAATTTTTCGCGGAAGTTGAAGAAGCCGAAAACAGAGGTGCAAGTGTTGAAGAAATGAAAGACCTTTTGGGTAAGGGTCGTGCAAAGAAAGGTATATTTGAAGGTGACTTGATTGAAGGTGAACTTGAAATTGGTCAAATTGCGGCCCTCATTAACGAATGTCCTACTGTAGAAAACGTAATGCATCAGCTTATTTTATCATTCAACCAAGCAGCAGAGAGAATAGCGTCGGTACGGTTTTAA
- a CDS encoding formate--tetrahydrofolate ligase, producing the protein MKSDIEIAREVSLHKIKDVAESLGIPREEVHNYGRYIAKIPLNLIDDEAIKKHNLILVTAITPTKAGVGKTTVSIGLTLGLNKIGKKAVVALREPSLGPCFGMKGGAAGGGYAQVLPMENINLHFTGDFHAITSAHNMITALLDNYLYQNRHSGNGLKEIKWKRVLDINDRSLRNIVSGLGGSANGIPAETGFDITPASEIMAILCLASDLEDLKRRIGDILLGYTFEDKPFTVKDMGVAGAITVLLKEAILPNLVQTTENTPAFVHGGPFANIAHGCNSVLATKMALTYGDFVVTEAGFGADLGAEKFFNIKCRKAGLSPKLTVIVATAQGLKMHGGVPETKIKEANIEGLQKGFANLDKHIQNLKSFGQEIVVAFNKYASDTDDEIELLSAHCKEMGVGFAVNNAFSQGGEGAVDLAKLVVDTIERHPSGPLLLTYKDTDSIRTKIEKVCRTIYGAKSVVYTTSAEKKIKQIEGIGACHYPVCIAKTQYSFSSDPQAYGVTENFEMKVRDIVINNGAEMIVAIMGDIMRMPGLPKEPQAKYIDIIDGQVEGLS; encoded by the coding sequence ATGAAGTCAGATATCGAAATTGCAAGAGAAGTCTCATTACACAAAATTAAAGATGTTGCTGAATCGTTAGGTATCCCCCGCGAAGAAGTTCATAATTATGGCAGGTATATTGCCAAGATTCCTTTAAATCTTATCGATGATGAGGCAATCAAAAAACACAATCTGATATTGGTTACCGCTATTACTCCAACAAAAGCAGGAGTTGGAAAAACAACGGTTTCTATCGGACTTACTCTAGGTCTTAATAAAATCGGGAAAAAAGCTGTAGTTGCTTTGCGAGAACCGTCTTTAGGTCCTTGTTTTGGTATGAAAGGTGGAGCCGCAGGAGGTGGATACGCACAGGTGCTCCCGATGGAAAACATTAACCTGCATTTTACAGGCGATTTTCATGCTATTACGTCAGCTCACAATATGATCACAGCTTTGCTGGATAATTATCTGTACCAAAATCGTCACTCTGGCAACGGATTGAAAGAAATTAAATGGAAACGGGTACTTGATATAAATGACCGTAGCTTACGAAACATTGTCTCCGGACTTGGTGGCTCGGCTAATGGAATTCCCGCAGAGACTGGATTTGATATTACACCTGCTTCGGAAATAATGGCTATTCTTTGCCTTGCTTCTGATCTGGAAGATTTAAAACGCCGTATAGGTGACATCCTGCTTGGTTATACTTTCGAAGATAAGCCATTTACTGTAAAAGATATGGGTGTTGCAGGTGCAATAACCGTCCTGTTGAAAGAGGCAATCTTACCTAACCTTGTACAAACTACAGAAAATACTCCGGCATTTGTGCATGGGGGACCATTTGCAAATATTGCTCATGGCTGCAATTCTGTTTTGGCCACTAAAATGGCACTTACCTATGGCGATTTCGTTGTTACAGAAGCTGGATTCGGTGCAGACTTAGGTGCCGAAAAGTTTTTCAATATTAAGTGTCGTAAGGCAGGTCTTTCCCCCAAGCTTACAGTTATTGTTGCTACGGCTCAGGGATTAAAAATGCATGGTGGTGTCCCTGAAACAAAAATTAAAGAAGCAAATATTGAAGGATTACAGAAAGGATTTGCCAATTTGGACAAACATATTCAGAATCTCAAAAGCTTCGGTCAGGAAATAGTAGTCGCATTTAATAAATATGCTTCAGACACAGACGATGAAATCGAATTATTGTCTGCCCATTGTAAGGAGATGGGTGTTGGTTTTGCGGTAAACAATGCCTTTAGCCAAGGAGGTGAAGGTGCTGTCGATTTAGCAAAACTAGTTGTCGATACGATTGAAAGACATCCTTCCGGACCTCTTTTGCTTACCTATAAAGACACTGATTCTATTCGCACAAAAATAGAAAAAGTCTGCCGTACAATTTATGGTGCCAAATCGGTTGTCTATACAACTTCGGCTGAAAAGAAAATCAAACAGATTGAGGGTATAGGGGCTTGTCATTACCCGGTATGTATTGCCAAAACACAATATTCGTTCTCTTCAGATCCTCAGGCTTACGGCGTTACCGAAAACTTCGAGATGAAAGTGCGCGACATTGTCATAAACAATGGTGCAGAAATGATTGTGGCAATTATGGGTGATATTATGCGTATGCCTGGACTTCCAAAAGAACCTCAGGCAAAATATATTGACATAATTGACGGACAGGTTGAAGGACTAAGCTAG